In Syngnathus acus chromosome 5, fSynAcu1.2, whole genome shotgun sequence, a genomic segment contains:
- the oxtr gene encoding oxytocin receptor, whose amino-acid sequence MESFLNQSDLWPGNNSWSSEPNQTNPLERNEEVAKVEVAVLALILFLALTGNLCVLAAIRSAKHSQSRMYYFMKHLSIADLVVAVFQVLPQLIWKITFRFYGPDLLCRLVKYLQVVGMFASTYMLVLMSVDRCLAICQPLRSLHRRKDRFYVVFSWSLSMLLSLPQMFIFSLREVVSTGSGVYDCWGDFIRPWGAKAYITWISLSIYIIPVGILSVCYGLISFKIWQNFKLKTRREQCISLTPKSRKGTSALARVSSVKLISKAKMTTVKMTFVIVLAYIVCWTPFFSVQMWSAWDPAAPREVMPFLISMLLASLNSCCNPWIYMCFAGHLFHDLRQNFLCCPARYLKSSRCRCERDLDCSHKSISSTLVIKSTGSQKSITQTSST is encoded by the exons ATGGAGAGCTTTTTGAACCAAAGTGACTTGTGGCCGGGGAACAACTCATGGTCCTCCGAGCCGAACCAGACGAACCCCTTGGAAAGGAATGAGGAGGTGGCCAAGGTGGAAGTGGCCGTCCTCGCCCTGATTCTCTTCCTGGCGCTCACCGGCAACCTGTGCGTCCTGGCGGCCATTCGCAGCGCCAAGCACAGCCAGTCGCGTATGTACTACTTCATGAAGCACTTGAGCATCGCCGATCTGGTGGTGGCCGTATTCCAGGTCCTGCCCCAACTCATCTGGAAAATCACCTTTCGCTTCTACGGCCCGGATCTGCTGTGCAGGCTGGTCAAGTACCTGCAGGTGGTGGGCATGTTCGCCTCCACCTACATGCTGGTGCTCATGTCCGTGGACAGATGCCTGGCTATCTGCCAGCCTCTGCGCTCCCTGCACAGGAGGAAGGACCGCTTTTACGTGGTGTTCTCCTGGAGCCTCAGCATGCTCCTCAGCCTGCCGCAAATGTTCATCTTCTCCCTCAGGGAGGTGGTTTCGACCGGTTCCGGGGTGTATGACTGCTGGGGCGACTTCATCAGGCCGTGGGGGGCCAAAGCGTACATCACGTGGATCAGCTTGTCCATCTACATCATCCCGGTGGGAATCCTGAGCGTGTGCTATGGTCTGATCAGTTTCAAAATATGGCAGAACTTTAAGCTGAAGACCAGGCGGGAGCAATGCATCAGCCTGACACCCAAGAGCCGCAAAGGTACCAGCGCGTTGGCGCGCGTGAGCAGCGTCAAACTCATTTCCAAGGCCAAGATGACCACCGTCAAGATGACGTTTGTCATCGTGCTGGCGTACATCGTGTGCTGGACTCCCTTCTTCTCCGTGCAGATGTGGTCTGCGTGGGATCCTGCAGCCCCACGTGAGG TGATGCCCTTCCTCATCTCCATGCTGCTGGCCAGCCTCAACAGCTGCTGCAACCCGTGGATCTACATGTGTTTCGCGGGGCACCTCTTCCATGACCTGCGGCAGAACTTTCTCTGCTGCCCGGCGCGCTACCTCAAGTCGTCGCGGTGTCGTTGCGAGCGCGACTTGGACTGCAGTCACAAGAGCATCTCGTCCACCTTGGTCATTAAGAGCACGGGCAGCCAGAAGAGCATCACGCAGACATCCAGCACGTGA
- the gpr61l gene encoding probable G-protein coupled receptor, with translation MAEKFIPMISSVSNQPNPNSSTVPWEQHPTVPSDVGVVTSSQSQLKDLFGLFCMVTLNLIALLANIGVMVAIARAPHLKRFAFVCHLCAVDLLCAILLMPLGIISSSPFFGTVVFTVLECRVYLFLNVFLICLSILTITAISVERYFYIVHPMRYEVKMTINLAIGVMFLIWIKSVVLALLTLFGWPAYGNQSSIAAAHCSLHASHSRLRGTFAVLYSVLCFLVPSVIIFSVYCAVYRVARSAALQQVPPVSTWASPNPDKNRSDSIGSQTTMIDTNRSLPQRLSPERAFSGGKAAITLVFIVGQFLICWLPYFIFHLQMSLTGSMRSPGDLEEAVNWLAFSSFAVNPFFYGLLNRQIREELVKLRRCCLTQPVDFAVSSHEGSLQENFLQFIQRTTSTAETRSSPRTTLDSRVKIPGQIPEDHT, from the coding sequence ATGGCGGAGAAGTTTATTCCTATGATTTCGTCTGTCTCAAATCAGCCCAATCCAAATTCTTCAACTGTCCCATGGGAGCAACATCCAACAGTTCCTTCCGACGTGGGCGTGGTCACGAGCTCCCAGTCGCAGCTCAAAGATCTTTTTGGCTTGTTCTGCATGGTGACGCTGAACCTTATCGCTTTGTTGGCCAACATTGGCGTGATGGTGGCTATCGCTCGCGCCCCACACTTGAAGAGGTTCGCTTTTGTGTGCCACCTTTGCGCTGTGGACCTACTGTGCGCCATTCTCCTCATGCCCCTGGGGATCATATCCAGCTCTCCCTTTTTCGGAACGGTGGTGTTCACCGTTCTGGAGTGTCGGGTTTACCTTTTCCTCAATGTATTTCTCATCTGTTTATCCATTCTCACTATCACGGCTATCAGCGTTGAACGCTACTTCTACATCGTGCACCCGATGCGATACGAAGTTAAGATGACCATCAATTTAGCCATCGGTGTCATGTTTCTTATCTGGATCAAGTCGGTTGTCCTGGCTTTGTTGACTCTGTTTGGATGGCCGGCATACGGGAACCAAAGCTCCATCGCTGCGGCTCACTGCTCTCTCCATGCGAGCCACAGTCGCCTTAGAGGAACTTTTGCCGTGCTCTACAGTGTTCTCTGTTTCCTGGTTCCTTCGGTGATCATCTTCTCCGTGTACTGCGCCGTGTACAGGGTCGCTCGTTCAGCTGCCCTGCAACAAGTGCCCCCTGTTTCAACGTGGGCCAGCCCAAACCCGGATAAGAATCGGTCCGACTCCATCGGCAGCCAGACCACCATGATCGACACCAACCGCTCTCTGCCCCAGAGACTTTCCCCGGAAAGGGCCTTCAGCGGGGGCAAGGCGGCCATCACCTTAGTGTTCATTGTGGGCCAGTTCTTGATCTGCTGGCTGCCTTACTTCATCTTCCACCTGCAAATGTCTCTGACCGGATCCATGCGCAGCCCAGGAGACTTGGAAGAAGCAGTCAACTGGCTCGCCTTTTCCTCATTTGCAGTCAACCCGTTCTTCTACGGTTTGCTCAACAGGCAGATCAGAGAGGAGCTGGTTAAGCTTCGCCGCTGCTGCCTGACCCAGCCGGTGGATTTTGCCGTTAGCAGCCACGAGGGCTCCCTGCAGGAGAACTTCCTCCAGTTCATCCAGAGAACCACCAGCACAGCTGAAACCCGCTCCAGTCCCAGAACCACTCTGGACAGCAGGGTTAAGATCCCAGGGCAAATACCAGAAGATCACACTTAG
- the cav3 gene encoding caveolin-3, which produces MADQYQYNANDEKIVKDSNTKEIDLINRDPKQINEDVVKVEFEDVIAEPDGTHSLDGVWKLSYTTFTVSKYWCYRILSAIFGIPVALIWGFLFALISFCHIWAVMPCIKSCLIESQCVSRIYLLCIQTFCDPLFEALGKIFGSVRVALRKEV; this is translated from the exons ATGGCGGACCAGTACCAGTACAACGCCAACGATGAAAAGATCGTGAAGGACAGCAACACCAAGGAGATCGATCTTATCAACCGTGACCCGAAGCAGATCAATGAGGACGTGGTGAAG GTGGAGTTCGAGGACGTCATCGCGGAGCCAGATGGCACACACAGCCTGGACGGCGTCTGGAAGCTCAGCTACACCACCTTCACCGTGTCCAAGTACTGGTGCTACCGCATTCTGTCCGCCATCTTCGGCATCCCCGTGGCTCTCATCTGGGGCTTCCTGTTTGCCTTAATCTCCTTCTGCCACATCTGGGCGGTGATGCCCTGCATCAAGAGCTGCCTGATTGAGTCGCAGTGCGTCAGCCGCATTTACTTGCTGTGCATTCAGACCTTCTGCGATCCTTTGTTCGAAGCCCTGGGCAAGATCTTCGGCAGCGTACGCGTGGCACTGCGCAAGGAGGTCTAA